A window of Leptospira stimsonii contains these coding sequences:
- a CDS encoding glycerate kinase type-2 family protein: protein MFHLDLSKAPEPNFNSPETVLFYLGSKAIQASLPQEAVIRSLQKLSIRGNVILLSIGKAAYPMATAATEILKSQIQSGLILTKYGHAGKPIPPLETMEAGHPLPDANSILGGRRILNLCSQLRPEDTVLVLLSGGGSSLAEVPFGDLTLEDLVCWNQKLLESGAPIQDVNEIRILLSSLKGGGLLSKILPAKSVTLILSDVIGDDLSKVASGPTIPSLTNKNSILRIFQQYNIAPNDTILRLLENKIKKEGESPIKIEPSRNSILCIGNLGLALEVIQKECNHFAIPVLFLTSSLSCEAKEAGFFLAEIAKEYSKNRKFPLLILCGGETIVTHDGSGKGGRNQELALSFAKGIAGHSGISLLSLATDGTDGPTDAAGAFVNGKTWEKIQSVSDADIALKRHRSYDALQSADALVLTGPTGTNVNDIQFIWIDTKEKERN, encoded by the coding sequence ATGTTCCATTTGGATCTTTCCAAAGCTCCCGAACCGAATTTCAATTCTCCCGAAACAGTTCTTTTCTATTTGGGTTCCAAGGCGATCCAAGCCTCCCTTCCACAGGAAGCCGTGATTCGATCTCTTCAAAAACTTTCAATCCGTGGAAACGTGATCCTCCTTTCCATCGGAAAAGCCGCGTATCCGATGGCGACCGCGGCGACCGAAATTCTAAAAAGTCAAATTCAAAGCGGACTCATTCTCACCAAGTATGGGCACGCTGGAAAGCCGATTCCTCCTTTAGAAACGATGGAAGCGGGACATCCGCTTCCGGACGCGAATAGTATTTTGGGTGGAAGGAGAATTTTGAATCTCTGTTCTCAACTGCGTCCTGAGGATACGGTGCTCGTTCTTTTATCCGGCGGAGGCTCTTCTCTCGCGGAGGTTCCGTTCGGCGATCTTACTTTGGAGGATCTCGTTTGCTGGAACCAAAAACTACTGGAAAGCGGCGCTCCGATCCAAGACGTCAACGAAATTCGGATTCTTCTTTCGTCTCTAAAAGGCGGCGGACTTTTATCGAAGATTCTTCCTGCGAAATCGGTGACCTTGATTCTTTCGGACGTGATCGGAGACGATCTTTCGAAAGTCGCTTCCGGTCCCACAATCCCCTCACTCACGAATAAAAATTCCATTTTAAGAATATTCCAACAATACAATATAGCTCCGAACGATACAATTTTACGTCTCTTGGAGAATAAAATAAAAAAAGAAGGAGAATCTCCAATCAAAATCGAACCATCTCGAAATTCGATTTTATGTATCGGGAACCTCGGCCTTGCCTTGGAAGTGATCCAAAAAGAATGCAATCATTTTGCTATTCCAGTTCTATTTCTGACTTCCTCCTTGTCCTGCGAGGCAAAAGAGGCCGGATTCTTTTTAGCGGAAATCGCAAAAGAATATTCAAAAAATAGAAAGTTTCCCCTTTTGATTCTTTGCGGAGGTGAAACGATCGTTACCCATGACGGTTCGGGCAAAGGCGGGAGAAACCAAGAACTTGCCCTGTCGTTCGCCAAAGGAATTGCGGGGCATTCCGGAATTTCGCTTCTTTCCTTGGCAACGGACGGAACGGACGGTCCCACGGATGCCGCGGGTGCTTTTGTGAACGGAAAGACCTGGGAAAAAATCCAGTCCGTCTCGGATGCGGATATTGCCCTCAAAAGGCATCGATCTTACGATGCGCTCCAATCGGCGGATGCTCTTGTGCTGACTGGTCCAACCGGAACTAACGTGAATGATATTCAGTTTATCTGGATTGATACGAAAGAAAAGGAGAGGAACTGA
- a CDS encoding DUF302 domain-containing protein, with protein sequence MKFIVETKKSVEKSVEDLQTEIANQKYGVLYVHNLKETMKKKGVDFLEECQILEVCNPQKANQVLSEDMEMNLVLPCRISVYSEKGKTKIGMIKPTSLLGLFSNSKRLGEIAKQVEDDLIRSIQKSIE encoded by the coding sequence ATGAAGTTTATCGTAGAAACAAAAAAGTCCGTGGAAAAAAGCGTAGAGGATCTGCAAACCGAAATCGCGAATCAAAAATACGGAGTCCTTTACGTTCACAATCTCAAAGAGACGATGAAAAAGAAGGGCGTGGATTTTTTGGAAGAATGTCAAATCCTGGAAGTCTGCAACCCGCAAAAAGCGAACCAGGTATTGAGCGAAGATATGGAAATGAATCTCGTTCTTCCCTGTAGAATTTCCGTTTATTCCGAAAAGGGAAAAACAAAAATCGGAATGATCAAACCGACGTCCCTTCTCGGATTATTCTCGAATTCGAAACGGCTCGGCGAGATCGCCAAACAAGTCGAAGACGATTTGATCCGGTCGATTCAAAAGTCCATCGAATGA
- a CDS encoding GGDEF domain-containing response regulator, which translates to MDSILILDDAQENCMLMQGILKRSGYKNTQTSQSPDEVIDWLGLKSEDPPKKNFSLILLDILLPGITGIEILRLIREKPGLKDIPVIMITALKESNVLQEAFDTGAIDYVIKPFDSIELLARVRSALRLYEEMTRRMEREKELEKLTDQLKEVNAYLLAIARTDGLTGLFNRRYFDEVLSTEWKRCWRTGNSVALLMLDIDHFKLFNDTYGHQAGDQCLKQVSSAIRECARRAGDVSARYGGEEFAVILPETSESNAVVVSRNILEKVEKLSIPHSASKTAPTVTISIGMATLSPSPENSITELIERADKALYLAKEEGRNCLRFYPQGD; encoded by the coding sequence ATGGATTCGATTCTCATATTAGATGATGCCCAGGAAAATTGTATGCTTATGCAAGGAATCCTGAAGAGATCGGGCTACAAAAACACGCAGACGAGTCAATCTCCGGACGAGGTCATCGATTGGCTTGGTTTAAAATCGGAGGATCCTCCGAAAAAAAATTTTTCCCTCATTCTTCTCGACATTCTTCTTCCTGGAATTACGGGGATCGAAATTCTTCGCCTGATCCGTGAGAAGCCGGGACTCAAAGATATACCGGTTATCATGATCACTGCCTTAAAGGAATCCAACGTTCTGCAAGAGGCCTTCGACACGGGAGCCATCGATTACGTCATCAAACCTTTCGATTCCATCGAACTTTTGGCGAGAGTTCGCTCAGCTTTGCGTCTTTATGAAGAGATGACCAGAAGAATGGAACGAGAAAAGGAGTTGGAAAAACTGACCGACCAACTCAAAGAAGTGAACGCCTATCTTCTTGCCATCGCAAGAACGGACGGATTGACCGGCCTTTTCAATCGAAGATACTTCGACGAGGTTCTTTCGACCGAATGGAAACGCTGTTGGAGAACCGGGAACAGCGTTGCGCTTCTCATGCTTGATATCGATCACTTTAAACTCTTCAACGATACTTACGGACATCAAGCGGGGGACCAGTGTCTCAAACAAGTTTCTTCGGCAATCCGAGAATGCGCCCGAAGAGCGGGAGACGTCTCGGCTCGATATGGAGGAGAAGAATTCGCGGTGATTCTTCCTGAAACGAGCGAATCCAATGCCGTCGTCGTCAGCCGAAACATATTAGAAAAAGTTGAAAAACTTTCAATTCCTCATTCCGCCTCAAAAACGGCTCCCACCGTTACGATCAGCATCGGAATGGCGACCTTGAGTCCGAGTCCGGAGAATTCAATCACGGAATTGATCGAACGTGCAGATAAAGCTCTTTACTTGGCGAAAGAGGAAGGAAGAAACTGTCTTCGTTTTTATCCGCAAGGGGACTAA
- a CDS encoding alpha/beta fold hydrolase — MSEIQTASLKNGEREYKYLSLGNGKKLIFFFHGFPDDAGSMKELMNIFAERDFTCIAPYMRGYSSGSGVPFSPTVSIAELAGDLKFIVESLKAKYKPENTIVVGHDWGAIAAYALANLSPSSLDTLVALSVPPLPTFLKNLLFYPSQIVRSWYILFFQLRAGIPESALLKNDLLRRLWEDWSPGWKIPEKRFQEVSENLKVPENLSTALGYYRGLLTPSNFSLWNSSREIVFQKIGVPALVLSGEKDECISPNVFRGLESEFYSRVLFKIVNNAGHFLPLEAPEIVAQEILSFLKLDLKK; from the coding sequence ATGTCTGAGATCCAAACCGCGTCTCTAAAAAACGGGGAAAGAGAATACAAATACCTTAGCCTCGGAAATGGAAAAAAACTGATCTTCTTCTTCCACGGATTTCCGGACGACGCAGGTTCTATGAAGGAACTCATGAATATCTTCGCGGAACGGGATTTCACCTGTATCGCACCGTATATGAGGGGATATTCTTCCGGTTCCGGCGTTCCCTTTTCCCCGACCGTCAGCATCGCCGAACTCGCGGGGGATTTAAAGTTTATCGTAGAATCACTCAAGGCGAAATACAAACCGGAGAATACGATCGTGGTCGGGCACGACTGGGGAGCGATTGCGGCTTACGCACTTGCCAATCTTTCACCTTCTTCTTTGGATACGTTAGTCGCTCTTTCTGTTCCTCCGCTTCCTACGTTTCTAAAAAACCTTTTGTTCTATCCGTCTCAAATCGTTCGGAGTTGGTATATTCTATTTTTTCAGCTACGAGCTGGAATCCCCGAATCCGCCCTTTTAAAAAACGATCTCCTTCGAAGACTTTGGGAAGACTGGAGTCCGGGTTGGAAAATCCCCGAAAAAAGATTTCAAGAAGTATCGGAGAATCTGAAAGTTCCCGAAAATCTGTCCACCGCACTCGGCTATTACAGAGGTCTTCTGACCCCGAGCAACTTTTCACTTTGGAATTCGAGCCGGGAAATCGTTTTTCAAAAGATCGGAGTTCCTGCGCTCGTTCTTTCGGGAGAAAAAGACGAATGTATTTCGCCTAACGTATTTCGCGGGTTGGAATCCGAATTCTATTCTCGCGTATTGTTTAAGATAGTGAACAATGCGGGACATTTTTTGCCGCTCGAGGCTCCGGAGATCGTCGCACAGGAAATATTATCCTTTTTGAAATTAGATTTGAAGAAGTAA
- a CDS encoding AraC family transcriptional regulator — translation MFSFLPGNFNLHALLSGFIGFSTALSFLFVLGEIPLALRGHRNRILLILFVSVFMFELHAYLLVSETVRYFPHLYAIHIPISALFGPLLRSYISALWEEEDTIPIVRIWDWIPFLATLIILVPFYLSSTEDKLECLRMAQQGKLAWDIRIGIATMSLTLFGYLFNITWNLLHRIRWTTIYSQPQVRLILFILSTATASSFLGLTTSIRQDGVVRLEISSILIGILLCGIYIVRQSHPEIFSAVRRIVEDERKYKNTQLRSVDLDSLEKNLNSLLEEKKIYKEENLGLSRLAEELGISSHQLSEYLNLHLKRNFFQLINGYRIAEAKHRLLHSPKETVLSIAYEVGFQSKSSFNDAFRKEVGLSPTEFRKKGESKDLIDKSGRFFSTVSTKSDD, via the coding sequence ATGTTCTCTTTTTTGCCAGGAAACTTTAATCTTCACGCTCTTCTTTCCGGATTTATCGGTTTCAGTACTGCCTTATCTTTTCTTTTTGTTTTGGGAGAAATACCGCTCGCCCTTCGAGGACATCGAAATCGAATTCTTCTCATCTTATTTGTCTCCGTCTTTATGTTCGAGCTCCACGCATATCTTCTCGTAAGCGAAACGGTCCGTTATTTTCCGCATCTCTATGCGATTCACATTCCGATTTCGGCGCTCTTTGGTCCTCTTTTGCGTTCTTATATTTCGGCGCTCTGGGAAGAAGAAGATACGATTCCGATCGTTCGGATTTGGGATTGGATTCCTTTTTTGGCGACTTTGATAATTCTCGTTCCGTTCTATCTTTCTTCCACCGAGGACAAACTGGAATGTTTAAGAATGGCGCAACAAGGCAAACTCGCTTGGGACATTCGGATCGGAATCGCAACGATGTCGCTTACCCTTTTCGGTTATCTTTTTAACATCACTTGGAATCTTTTGCATAGAATCCGCTGGACCACGATCTATTCTCAGCCGCAGGTCCGGCTGATTCTTTTCATCCTTTCCACTGCGACGGCTTCTTCTTTTTTAGGACTTACCACGAGCATTCGACAAGACGGCGTCGTTCGTTTGGAGATTTCATCCATCCTAATCGGAATTCTACTCTGCGGAATTTACATCGTTCGACAAAGTCATCCGGAAATTTTCAGCGCGGTAAGAAGAATCGTAGAAGACGAAAGAAAATACAAGAACACGCAACTTCGTTCCGTGGATCTAGATTCTTTAGAGAAAAACCTCAATTCTCTCTTGGAAGAAAAAAAGATCTATAAAGAAGAGAATCTCGGTCTTTCGAGACTCGCAGAGGAACTCGGAATTTCTTCTCACCAACTTTCCGAATATCTGAATCTTCATCTCAAAAGAAATTTCTTTCAATTGATCAACGGTTATAGAATCGCAGAAGCAAAACATCGTTTACTGCATTCCCCGAAAGAAACGGTTCTTTCGATCGCGTACGAAGTCGGGTTTCAGTCCAAGTCTTCGTTTAACGACGCGTTTCGAAAAGAAGTCGGCTTAAGTCCGACCGAATTTCGTAAAAAAGGAGAATCAAAAGACCTGATTGATAAGTCAGGTCGTTTTTTTTCGACCGTTTCGACCAAGTCGGACGATTGA
- a CDS encoding class I SAM-dependent methyltransferase yields MNPEFWNNRYASDEWVYGLRENDFLREEILRVKKESSVLDLASGEGRNSLFLARQGFSVTAVEQSNVGLDKLKKQSHVENLKVICIQSDVLQFKTEQKFDAVVITFLHLPPEQRKVLYRVVYSLLNPEGIFIGEWFHPDQRAKNYPSGGPENPNLMVTLEELQEEFQNGWRIFRLEHVERDLDEGEKHSGRGSLVRISAQKKKHKKINNL; encoded by the coding sequence ATGAATCCGGAATTTTGGAACAATCGATACGCATCAGACGAATGGGTCTACGGACTTCGGGAAAACGATTTTCTTCGAGAAGAAATTCTTCGAGTAAAAAAAGAAAGTTCCGTATTGGATTTAGCCAGTGGAGAAGGAAGAAACTCTCTCTTCCTTGCACGTCAGGGATTTTCGGTAACTGCGGTGGAACAATCCAACGTCGGATTGGACAAACTCAAAAAACAAAGTCATGTCGAAAATTTGAAAGTGATTTGCATCCAATCGGACGTTCTACAATTCAAAACGGAACAAAAATTCGACGCAGTGGTAATTACCTTCCTGCATCTACCCCCAGAGCAAAGAAAAGTCTTATACCGAGTGGTTTATTCTCTTCTAAACCCCGAAGGAATCTTCATTGGCGAATGGTTTCATCCGGATCAAAGGGCGAAGAATTATCCGAGCGGAGGCCCCGAGAATCCGAATCTAATGGTCACCTTAGAAGAACTTCAAGAGGAATTCCAAAACGGATGGAGGATATTCCGATTAGAACACGTGGAACGCGATCTAGACGAAGGAGAAAAACACAGCGGAAGAGGATCTTTGGTTCGAATATCCGCTCAGAAAAAAAAGCATAAGAAAATTAATAATTTATAA
- the hisD gene encoding histidinol dehydrogenase, with the protein MAISILPVSLKDLKILDPVLKRAREDLSSTLSLVQPIIEDVQKNGDKALREYTRKFDGIVPDTFVLDLSRLHPKIDPALESALQKAAENIRAFHQIQIPEDKEILVNGNRLGIRHTAVESVSVYAPGGKALYPSTILMGVIPAKLAGVKNVQIVTPPQGGQIPDGLIAAAKIAGADRIVLAGGAQGIAAVSYGTETISASEFVIGPGSKFVTAAKVYLSGLGVIGIDSPAGPSEVLVIADDSANPIWVAADLLSQAEHGEDSVAILCTNSQSFAENVQKEVENALRERPKRGEMKRKSIEDHGRIFVFPNLEECFAFSDLFAPEHLEIQTRTYKEDLKKVRHAGSVFLGNYSPVAMGDYISGTNHILPTAGAARIYSSLGVSTFLKRVTWQEVSKESLAELYPHVKVLSEFEGLDEEHGTSVQIRT; encoded by the coding sequence ATGGCGATTTCAATTCTTCCAGTCAGCTTGAAAGATCTAAAAATTCTGGATCCGGTTCTCAAACGAGCCAGAGAGGATCTGAGTTCCACCTTGTCCTTGGTCCAACCCATCATCGAAGACGTTCAAAAAAACGGGGACAAGGCTCTCCGAGAATACACTCGTAAGTTTGACGGAATCGTTCCGGATACTTTCGTTTTGGATCTTTCCAGGCTCCATCCGAAGATCGATCCTGCACTCGAATCCGCTCTTCAAAAAGCCGCTGAAAATATCAGAGCCTTTCATCAGATTCAAATTCCCGAAGATAAGGAAATTCTTGTAAACGGAAATCGTCTGGGGATTCGCCACACCGCAGTGGAATCCGTTTCCGTCTATGCTCCCGGTGGAAAGGCTTTGTATCCTTCCACCATTCTCATGGGAGTGATCCCGGCAAAGCTCGCCGGAGTGAAAAATGTTCAAATCGTTACTCCACCACAAGGCGGTCAAATTCCGGACGGTCTCATCGCGGCGGCAAAGATCGCCGGCGCGGATCGGATCGTTCTCGCGGGAGGAGCGCAAGGAATCGCGGCCGTCTCCTATGGAACCGAAACGATCTCCGCTTCCGAGTTTGTCATCGGACCAGGAAGCAAGTTCGTTACCGCGGCTAAAGTTTATTTGAGCGGACTCGGAGTCATCGGAATCGACAGTCCTGCGGGACCGAGTGAGGTTCTTGTGATCGCGGACGATTCCGCAAATCCGATTTGGGTGGCCGCCGATCTTTTATCCCAAGCGGAACACGGAGAGGATTCGGTCGCAATTCTTTGTACGAATTCGCAATCCTTCGCCGAAAACGTCCAAAAAGAAGTGGAGAATGCCTTGCGGGAACGTCCAAAACGAGGCGAGATGAAACGAAAGTCCATCGAAGATCACGGAAGAATATTCGTTTTTCCTAATTTAGAAGAATGTTTTGCGTTTTCGGATCTTTTCGCTCCGGAGCATCTTGAGATCCAGACGAGAACTTACAAAGAGGATCTCAAAAAAGTAAGACACGCGGGTTCCGTTTTTTTGGGGAATTATTCTCCGGTGGCGATGGGGGATTATATCAGCGGAACCAATCATATCCTCCCGACCGCAGGTGCGGCGAGAATCTATTCCTCCCTCGGAGTTTCCACGTTCTTAAAACGGGTTACGTGGCAGGAAGTTTCCAAGGAATCCCTTGCGGAACTCTATCCTCACGTGAAAGTTCTTTCCGAGTTCGAAGGTTTAGACGAAGAACACGGAACTTCCGTTCAAATTAGGACCTGA
- a CDS encoding exodeoxyribonuclease III, whose product MKLVSLNCNGIRSSLEKGLSEYIRETKPDFICFQETKAMQDQVPTSLWEEGGYTPIFHSAEKKGYSGVAILYKKPPQKVTIGIGDPFFDAEGRSIYLEYPNFALWNLYFPSGTTGDVRQTAKMKFLDLFQKEAAKRKKKQPNLIICGDVNIAHTPQDIHDPKGNAKSSGFLPEEREWLTGFLKQGWVDTFRFLYPDKQEYSWWTFRAGARAKNKGWRIDYFFVTEELKKNLQSHTIYREKPFSDHAPLILEMKL is encoded by the coding sequence ATGAAACTCGTTTCCCTCAACTGCAATGGAATCCGTTCTTCGCTCGAAAAAGGCCTCTCCGAATACATTCGAGAAACCAAACCCGACTTTATCTGTTTTCAAGAAACAAAGGCCATGCAGGATCAGGTTCCGACTTCACTTTGGGAAGAAGGCGGATATACTCCGATCTTCCACAGTGCGGAGAAGAAGGGTTACAGCGGCGTTGCGATCCTATACAAAAAACCTCCGCAAAAGGTAACGATCGGAATCGGGGATCCGTTCTTCGATGCAGAGGGAAGAAGTATTTATTTAGAATATCCGAATTTTGCGCTCTGGAATCTCTACTTTCCTTCCGGAACAACCGGTGACGTGAGACAAACTGCGAAGATGAAATTTTTAGATCTCTTCCAAAAAGAAGCGGCGAAACGAAAGAAGAAACAACCCAATCTCATCATATGCGGAGACGTAAACATTGCGCACACGCCGCAGGACATTCATGATCCGAAGGGGAATGCAAAAAGTAGCGGCTTTTTACCGGAAGAAAGAGAATGGCTGACCGGATTTTTGAAACAAGGTTGGGTCGATACATTCCGCTTCTTGTACCCGGACAAACAAGAATATTCCTGGTGGACGTTTCGCGCCGGTGCCCGCGCAAAAAACAAAGGATGGAGAATCGACTACTTCTTCGTAACGGAAGAATTGAAGAAGAATCTACAAAGTCATACGATCTACCGAGAAAAACCGTTTTCCGATCACGCACCTCTGATCCTGGAAATGAAACTCTAA
- the panC gene encoding pantoate--beta-alanine ligase encodes MIICRTPEEVNIQIRAWKKEGKKVGFVPTMGFLHEGHANLFQESVSRSDKTVVSIFVNPAQFNDPEDYAKYPVNTEGDLKLCESKNVDLVFLPEKEAMYPGGIPDVVLKIPHLMNNLCATSRPGHFEGVLLVISRLFHFVEPDLAFFGKKDYQQYLLIREFCNMLAFRVEVVGCETIRSDNGLALSSRNARLDETEKEESLLISRALRLGESQILSGIKDPVLVRDIMKDVLDSSAKIKIDYLEVLNADTLENLEQITGNVLLAVAVFIGPVRLIDNLTLSVAE; translated from the coding sequence ATGATCATTTGTAGAACCCCCGAAGAAGTGAACATCCAGATACGCGCCTGGAAAAAAGAAGGAAAAAAAGTGGGTTTTGTTCCCACGATGGGTTTTTTGCACGAAGGCCACGCAAACCTTTTTCAAGAATCCGTTTCCCGCTCCGATAAAACCGTGGTTTCCATCTTCGTCAATCCGGCTCAGTTCAACGATCCGGAAGACTACGCAAAATATCCTGTCAACACGGAAGGAGATCTAAAACTCTGCGAATCTAAAAACGTGGATCTTGTTTTTTTACCGGAAAAGGAAGCGATGTATCCGGGTGGGATTCCCGATGTCGTATTAAAAATTCCACATCTTATGAACAATCTCTGCGCAACTTCACGGCCGGGGCATTTCGAAGGAGTTCTTCTTGTGATCTCGAGGCTCTTTCACTTCGTGGAACCCGATCTCGCATTCTTCGGGAAAAAGGATTACCAGCAGTATCTTCTCATTCGCGAATTCTGCAACATGTTGGCGTTTCGAGTAGAAGTCGTCGGTTGTGAAACGATCCGTTCGGATAACGGATTGGCTCTCAGCTCGCGTAACGCACGTCTCGACGAAACCGAAAAGGAAGAATCTCTTTTGATTTCGAGAGCGCTTCGTCTCGGAGAATCTCAGATTCTTTCCGGAATCAAGGATCCGGTTTTGGTAAGAGATATCATGAAGGACGTCCTGGATTCTTCCGCAAAAATTAAAATCGATTATCTCGAAGTTTTGAACGCCGATACTCTGGAGAATTTGGAACAGATTACGGGTAACGTGCTTCTCGCTGTCGCGGTATTTATCGGACCGGTTCGGTTGATCGACAATCTTACGTTGAGCGTCGCCGAATGA
- a CDS encoding sterol desaturase family protein codes for MNPIQCELVLDCVQKIGLFQFMMNVLRYYPIAGLAFLILYVWKKESFHRFRIQSVYPKVEKIKNEIKQSAVTLFVFTIIATTNIVSARMGLIPNNVYFGDYSSHGGYLYMFLSFVMITVWHETWFYWAHRWMHHKKVYSLVHSVHHQSVNPSPLAAYHFHVLEAFLEGIYIVFFVLFIPIHFHVLLFHTVYAMVMNIWWHLGYEFLPKAWVRHPILKWINTSTHHNLHHQKFHGNYSLYFNFWDRIMGTNFPYYEDYFESLSDKRSVRKNDSDPKISWSETPAEG; via the coding sequence ATGAATCCAATCCAGTGTGAGTTAGTTCTAGACTGCGTCCAGAAAATCGGACTCTTTCAATTTATGATGAATGTCCTGCGTTACTATCCGATCGCGGGTCTTGCGTTTCTGATTCTTTACGTTTGGAAAAAAGAAAGTTTTCACCGTTTTCGGATTCAATCCGTTTATCCAAAGGTTGAAAAAATCAAAAACGAAATCAAACAATCCGCCGTTACCCTTTTCGTTTTTACGATCATCGCGACCACGAACATCGTAAGCGCTCGAATGGGCCTGATCCCCAATAACGTTTATTTCGGGGATTATAGTTCACACGGCGGATATCTCTATATGTTTCTTTCCTTCGTGATGATCACGGTCTGGCACGAAACCTGGTTCTACTGGGCGCACAGATGGATGCATCACAAGAAAGTTTATTCTCTCGTCCATTCCGTCCACCATCAATCCGTGAATCCGTCCCCTCTTGCCGCGTACCACTTTCACGTTCTGGAAGCTTTTTTAGAAGGAATCTACATCGTCTTCTTTGTGCTTTTTATTCCGATCCACTTTCACGTGCTTCTGTTTCATACCGTCTACGCGATGGTTATGAATATCTGGTGGCATCTCGGTTACGAATTTTTACCGAAGGCTTGGGTGAGACATCCGATTTTGAAATGGATCAATACTTCCACACATCATAACCTTCATCACCAGAAGTTCCACGGTAACTACAGTCTCTATTTCAATTTTTGGGATAGAATCATGGGAACGAATTTCCCTTACTATGAAGATTACTTTGAATCCTTATCGGACAAACGTAGCGTTCGCAAAAACGACTCCGATCCTAAGATCAGCTGGTCGGAAACTCCAGCCGAAGGTTGA